A stretch of the Dioscorea cayenensis subsp. rotundata cultivar TDr96_F1 chromosome 4, TDr96_F1_v2_PseudoChromosome.rev07_lg8_w22 25.fasta, whole genome shotgun sequence genome encodes the following:
- the LOC120258628 gene encoding protein GAMETE EXPRESSED 3, whose amino-acid sequence MPSSSSSSSNVHQSPFSDNPYWYYNIHTWLAMQISTALMTKAPTDVVLHSFIIYLNFATQTISSLMNQTFYSNDEEFPLTIETKIFHVGYLGNESARLMQEQVINSFMNTTNGAALSIERRQCHDGTWIEHDQILIDLEVVEIDQDEDLSGMILQESFEDAELRACTEPSLRIANQLSKPLIGDDGKIYACSENNLFSFKSKGTIARIIPLGFRCNVDIPPVSDGRGKIYLIAEERILKITPSDIVTSESKVETLFSLNSTSEGSEKIVGLSVSSFYSSVFITIRNRGLFAFYMWGQLMWSSGPMLYRFGYRQGCNKNITHCFFNTAPVVDQCEGTLYISNTEGQLYSLYIRQPHFRWIQDFSLVDKFLTVTPGNNGRLFVTFPRKALLVALEVSTGNVLWQSTVGPLSMEDTLPIVDSNGWVSISSTDGYLYSFSPTGNLKKLLQKTASDSVAQVSPVLDCSGFAVYVSQTIMESKLIQNIRNYTYISGVNPQKLVVTLLAPATGTVYWIGTYPGDLSSFLSKTDLRYFASDERILLAFLSSERIGSTLPCYTNYQKLSWTCSQGESKFVYLDSGSERALLLFLLLQLVIIFMLAGIVRFCCVFWRKKRLQDHGLGKFLETRYSLHKKKRTLSKMISELEDKPATNEVLEQLGELVKAKDGVEKKLTTSYSLGRDSVGSKRHSILPLYDGSSRGHSFRSTKKETVTIFKTLSDDDDDDDDDGDESTSGERCISNRNSSETGSSNGNNEDKYIGSSSKGKEIIKDTADVEFVAQRSGMDHRQCEGILWRRNLFKRRTLSSTN is encoded by the exons atgccttcttcttcttcttcttcttccaatgtTCATCAAAGCCCTTTCAGTGATAATCCTTACTGGTACTACAACATCCATACTTGGTTAGCAATGCAGATCTCCACAGCCTTAATGACGAAAGCCCCGACTGACGTCGTCCTCCATTCATTCATTATTTACTTAAACTTTGCCACTCAAACAATCTCCAGTTTAATGAACCAAACCTTTTATTCCAATGATGAAGAATTCCCATTAACAATTGAAACAAAGATTTTCCATGTTGGATATCTGGGCAATGAATCAGCAAGACTCATGCAGGAGCAGGTTATCAATTCTTTCATGAACACCACAAACGGAGCAGCATTGTCCATTGAGAGACGTCAATGTCACG ATGGTACCTGGATTGAGCATGATCAGATCTTGATTGACTTAGAAGTGGTGGAGATTGACCAAGATGAGGATTTAAGTGGGATGATTCTCCAGGAATCTTTTGAAGATGCAGAGTTGAGAGCTT GTACTGAGCCTTCATTAAGGATTGCAAATCAGCTTTCTAAACCTCTTATTGGGGATGATGGAAAGATCTATGCTTGTTCAGAAAACAACCTTTTCTCATTTAAAAGCAAAGGAACAATTGCAAGGATTATTCCCCTTGGTTTCAGATGTAATGTAGATATACCCCCAGTTAGTGATGGAAGAGGAAAG ATATATTTGATTGCAGAGGAAAGGATACTAAAAATTACTCCTTCAGACATTGTTACATCTGAGTCCAAAGTTGAAACTTTATTTAGCCTTAATTCTACAAGTGAAGGATCAGAAAAAATAGTAGGACTTTCAGTCAGTTCATTTTATTCATCGGTTTTTATTACCATTCGGAATCGTGGACTCTTTGCATTTTATATGTGGGGGCAACTGATGTGGAGTTCTGGACCTATGCTTTATCGGTTTGGCTATCGTCAAGGATGCAACAAGAACATAACACATTGTTTCTTTAATACAGCCCCTGTGGTTGATCAATGTGAGGGAACACTCTAT ATTTCAAACACTGAGGGGCAGCTTTATTCGTTGTATATCCGGCAACCGCACTTCAGATGGATCCAAGATTTCAGTTTAGTAGACAAGTTTCTAACAGTAACACCCGGCAACAATGGTCGGCTATTTGTCACTTTTCCTAGAAAGGCATTGCTAGTGGCATTAGAAGTTTCGACTGGAAATGTCCTATGGCAAAGCACTGTTGGTCCTTTAAGCATGGAAGACACTTTGCCAATTGTAGATTCTAATG GTTGGGTGTCGATAAGCTCAACTGATGGTTACCTCTACTCATTCTCACCAACTGGAAATCTGAAGAAGTTACTTCAGAAAACAGCAAGTGATTCAGTGGCTCAAGTTAGTCCTGTCCTTGATTGCTCAGGATTTGCGGTTTATGTTTCCCAGACGATAATGGAGTCCAAATTGATTCAGAACATTAGGAATTATACTTATATATCAGGAGTGAATCCACAGAAATTAGTTGTTACTCTGTTGGCTCCAGCCACAGGAACTGTGTACTGGATCGGAACATACCCTG GTGATTTGTCATCTTTCTTATCAAAGACTGACCTGCGCTACTTTGCATCTGATGAGAGGATTCTTCTCGCATTTCTCTCTTCAGAAA gGATTGGGAGCACTTTGCCATGCTACACTAACT ATCAGAAGCTCTCTTGGACCTGCTCACAAGGAGAGTCAAAGTTTGTGTACCTTGATTCAGGT AGTGAAAGAGCACTCCTGCTATTCTTGCTGTTGCAACTTGTGATTATATTCATGTTAGCTGGGATTGTTCGATTTTGCTGTGTATTCTGGAGAAAGAAGAGACTTCAAGACCACGGCCTCGGGAAATTCCTTGAGACTAGA TATTCTCTTCACAAGAAGAAGCGAACATTAAGCAAGATGATCTCAGAGTTAGAGGACAAGCCGGCAACAAATGAAGTATTGGAACAGCTAGGTGAACTTGTGAAAGCAAAGGATGGTGTAGAGAAGAAACTTACTACTAGTTACAGTCTAGGGAGGGATAGTGTTGGTTCTAAACGACATTCTATTCTACCATTATATGATGGTAGTTCAAGAGGCCACTCTTTTCGTAGTACAAAGAAGGAAACTGTAACTATTTTTAAAACACTcagcgatgatgatgatgatgatgatgatgacgggGATGAGTCTACTTCAGGAGAAAGATGCATCAGCAACAGAAACAGCAGTGAAACTGGCAGCAGCAATGGCAATAATGAAGACAAATATATCGGGTCTTCTTCGAAAggcaaggagatcatcaaagacACAGCGGATGTGGAGTTTGTTGCACAGCGGAGTGGCATGGATCATCGACAATGTGAAGGGATTCTATGGAGGAGAAATTTGTTCAAGAGAAGGACACTGTCTTCAACTAACTAG